One window from the genome of Hyperolius riggenbachi isolate aHypRig1 chromosome 6, aHypRig1.pri, whole genome shotgun sequence encodes:
- the LOC137522297 gene encoding uncharacterized protein, which translates to MDMTLKDWMQAISTVKNGLICPACFSLTSYACIPDTTTHCTGNEIECATYSMHNNSVTSGPYIIMVGCTTANLCTAPIGVMSSIVIGNIVENITCFNPTGQFGLSTTTVPTTPAATSSSIFCVSCSSESQALCSGPLIQCPAGEVCTSTYTETVYYGQIIWTLVRGCGKTTECNQPKTVSNQFMTVSMNTGCCSTSVCTPTEPVVQAISTVKNGLTCPSCFSLTSYACIPDTRTVCTGNEIQCATYSMHNTSVTSGPYIIMLGCATANLCTEPNGVMSSIVIGNIIENITCYNPSGSFNISTTTVPTTSAATSARIFCVSCSSESQTLCSGPLIQCPAGEVCTSTYTETQYYGQTIWTLVRGCGQTTECNQPKTVSNEFMSVSMNTGCCSTTDCIPAEPVGKYL; encoded by the exons atggatatgaccctcaaggactgga TGCAAGCTATTAgtacagtgaaaaatggcctgataTGCCCAGCGTGCTTCAGCTTAACAAGCTACGCGTGTATACCGGACACAACAACCCACTGCACGGGCAACGAGATCGAGTGTGCCACATATTCCATGCACAACAATTCAG TGACCTCAGGACCATACATAATAATGGTGGGATGTACCACAGCAAACCTATGTACGGCGCCAATTGGAGTCATGTCATCCATCGTTATTGGGAACATCGTGGAGAACATCACATGCTTCAATCCCACTGGCCAGTTTGGCCTCAGCACGACTACAGTTCCAACAACTCCTGCAGCAACCA gttctaGTATCTTCTGTGTCAGCTGCAGTAGTGAATCTCAAGCGTTGTGTTCAGGGCCCCTGATACAATGtcctgctggagaagtctgcacatCCACCTATACTGAAACCGTAT ACTATGGTCAAATAATCTGGACGTTGGTGAGAGGATGTGGCAAAACAACAGAATGCAACCAACCCAAGACTGTGAGCAATCAGTTTATGACAGTCAGTATGAACACCGGCTGCTGCTCCACTAGTGTCTGCACCCCTACAGAACCTGTAG TGCAAGCTATTAGTACAGTCAAAAATGGTCTGACCTGTCCTTCATGCTTCAGCTTGACAAGCTACGCATGTATACCGGACACAAGAACCGTGTGCACAGGCAACGAGATCCAGTGTGCCACATATTCGATGCACAACACTTCAG TGACTTCAGGACCGTACATAATAATGTTGGGATGTGCCACAGCAAACCTCTGTACGGAGCCAAATGGAGTCATGTCCTCCATCGTTATTGGGAACATCattgagaacatcacatgctACAATCCCAGTGGCAGCTTTAACATCAGCACGACTACAGTTCCCACAACTTCTGCAGCAACCA GTGCTCGGATCTTCTGTGTCAGCTGCAGTAGTGAATCTCAAACGTTGTGTTCGGGGCCCCTGATACAATGtcctgctggagaagtctgcacatCCACCTATACTGAAACCCAAT ACTATGGTCAAACAATCTGGACGTTGGTGAGAGGATGTGGCCAAACAACGGAATGCAACCAAcctaagactgtgagcaatgagtTCATGTCAGTCAGTATGAACACcggctgctgctccactactgaCTGCATCCCTGCAGAACCTGTAGGCAAGTATCTCTAA
- the LOC137522298 gene encoding uncharacterized protein, translating into MVKLVQAISTVKNGLVCPSCFSLTSYACIPDTTTVCTGNEIQCATYSMHNNSVTSGPYIIMVGCATANLCTAPNGVMSSIVIGNIIENITCFNPSGLSTTTPSTSKFLSCINCTSSSQALCTGPSMICPNSNDVCTSIYTATTIIQAKITSWSLVRGCGQPTECYQPRSLSNQVLGLRINTGCCTSNDCTPPEPAGKYFLRAGN; encoded by the exons ATGGTCAAGTTGG TGCAAGCTATTAGCACAGTAAAAAATGGTCTGGTTTGTCCATCGTGCTTCAGCTTAACAAGCTACGCATGTATACCGGACACAACAACCGTGTGCACAGGCAACGAGATCCAGTGTGCCACATACTCTATGCACAACAATTCAG TGACTTCAGGACCGTACATAATAATGGTGGGATGTGCCACAGCAAACCTCTGTACGGCGCCAAATGGAGTCATGTCATCAATCGTTATTGGGAACATCattgagaacatcacatgctTCAATCCCAGTGGCCTCAGCACCACTACACCGTCCACAAGCA AGTTTCTTTCTTGTATCAATTGCACCAGCTCCTCCCAGGCTCTGTGCACGGGACCATCGATGATATGCCCCAATTCCAATGATGTCTGCacatctatatatactgcaactACAA TTATACAAGCTAAAATAACATCCTGGTCACTGGTGAGAGGATGTGGACAACCAACCGAATGCTACCAGCCCAGGTCTCTGAGCAACCAGGTGCTGGGATTGCGTATCAATACTGGCTGCTGCACATCTAATGATTGCACCCCTCCAGAACCTGCAGGCAAGTATTTTCTGAGAGCAG gtaACTGA